The following are encoded together in the Bos javanicus breed banteng chromosome X, ARS-OSU_banteng_1.0, whole genome shotgun sequence genome:
- the ARSD gene encoding arylsulfatase D isoform X1 yields MAPTAQRRRAAHAARDSLNLLLIMCLLLKTCELKSANTSKPNILLIMADDLGIGDLGCYGNDTLRTPNIDRLAEEGVRLTQHLAAAPLCTPSRAAFLTGRHAFRSGMDATDRYRALQWNAGSGGLPQNETTFARILQGQGYTTGLIGKWHQGVNCASRNDHCHHPLHHGFDYFYGMPFTLVNDCHPDRPPSLDAGLRARLWLYTQIMALGVLTIVAGKACRLISISWKLVLSVATLVLLFFTSWYASFGFVRRWNCILMRNHEVTEQPMVLERAASLVLKEAVSFIARNKQGPFLLFVSLLHVHIPLVTTESFLGKSRHGLYGDNVEEMDWLVGEILNAVEEHGLKNTTLTYFTSDHGGHLEARDGHVQLGGWNGIYRGGKGMAGWEGGIRVPGIFRWPGVLPAGHVIHEPTSLMDVFPTVVQLAGGQVPQDRVIDGWSLLPLLRGDAERSAHEFLFHYCGQYLHAARWHEKDSGRLWKVHYTTPHFHPEGAGACHGSNVCPCSGAGVTHHDPPLLFDLSGDPSEARPLSPDAGPVYLEVVARVGRAVREHRRSVRPVPEQLSFQNVAWKPWLQPCCGPFPFCACSRDADPGET; encoded by the exons ATGGCGCCCACAGCGCAGAGGAGACGCGCGGCGCACGCCGCCAG gGACTCTTTAAATCTGTTGCTCATCATGTGTTTGCTTCTGAAGACCTGCGAATTAAAGTCAGCAAATACGTCTAAACCAAATATTCTGCTGATAATGGCGGACGATCTGGGCATTGGGGATCTCGGTTGCTATGGAAACGACACACTAAG GACGCCGAACATCGACCGACTTGCGGAGGAAGGCGTGAGGCTCACCCAGCACCTGGCAGCCGCCCCGCTGTGCACCCCAAGCAGGGCCGCCTTCCTCACAGGGAGACACGCCTTCAGATCAG GCATGGACGCCACGGATCGCTACCGGGCCCTGCAGTGGAACGCGGGTTCGGGGGGACTCCCACAGAATGAAACCACATTTGCGAGGATCCTTCAGGGGCAAGGGTACACCACGGGCCTCATCG GAAAATGGCATCAAGGTGTAAACTGTGCCTCACGCAATGACCACTGCCATCACCCTCTGCACCACGGCTTTGACTATTTCTACGGCATGCCCTTCACGCTGGTCAATGACTGCCACCCAGACAGGCCCCCTTCACTGGACGCGGGCTTGAGGGCCAGGCTGTGGCTTTACACCCAGATCATGGCCCTGGGCGTGTTGACCATCGTGGCTGGCAAAGCCTGCAGGCTGATCTCCATTTCCTGGAAACTGGTCTTGAGTGTGGCCACCCTGGTCCTGCTGTTTTTCACGTCCTGGTACGCCAGCTTTGGCTTCGTCCGCCGCTGGAACTGCATCCTGATGAGAAACCACGAAGTCACTGAGCAGCCCATGGTTTTGGAAAGAGCTGCGAGCCTCGTGCTCAAGGAAGCTGTTTCCTTTATTGCAAG aaatAAGCAGGGTCCATTCCTGCTCTTTGTATCTCTGCTGCATGTCCATATCCCCCTGGTGACCACAGAAAGTTTCCTTGGGAAGAGTCGGCATGGCTTGTACGGCGACAACGTTGAGGAGATGGACTGGCTTGTGG GGGAGATTCTGAACGCCGTTGAAGAACACGGCCTGAAAAACACGACTCTCACGTACTTCACCTCTGATCACGGGGGACACTTGGAGGCGAGAGATGGACACGTCCAGCTGGGCGGGTGGAATGGAATATACAGAG GTGGCAAAGGCATGGCCGGCTGGGAAGGCGGGATCCGGGTCCCGGGGATATTCCGCTGGCCCGGGGTCCTGCCGGCCGGCCACGTGATCCACGAGCCCACCAGCCTGATGGACGTCTTCCCCACTGTGGTCCAGCTGGCGGGCGGCCAGGTGCCCCAGGACAG GGTCATCGACGGCTGGAGCCTGCTGCCCCTGCTGCGGGGAGATGCTGAGCGCTCGGCACATGAGTTCCTGTTTCATTACTGTGGGCAGTATCTCCACGCCGCCCGCTGGCACGAGAAGGACA GCGGAAGGCTCTGGAAGGTGCATTACACCACGCCCCACTTCCACCCCGAGGGCGCAGGGGCCTGCCACGGCAGCAACGTGTGCCCCTGCTCAGGAGCCGGCGTGACCCACCACGACCCTCCCCTGCTCTTCGACCTGTCCGGGGACCCGTCCGAGGCCCGGCCCCTGTCCCCCGACGCCGGGCCCGTGTACCTCGAGGTGGTGGCCCGCGTGGGCCGGGCTGTCCGGGAGCACCGCCGGTCGGTGCGCCCGGTGCCTGAGCAGCTCTCCTTCCAGAACGTGGCCTGGAAGCCATGGCTGCAGCCCTGCTGCGGGCCCTTTCCGTTCTGCGCATGCTCCCGGGACGCGGACCCCGGAGAGACCTGA
- the ARSD gene encoding arylsulfatase D isoform X2: MAPTAQRRRAAHAARDSLNLLLIMCLLLKTCELKSANTSKPNILLIMADDLGIGDLGCYGNDTLRTPNIDRLAEEGVRLTQHLAAAPLCTPSRAAFLTGRHAFRSGMDATDRYRALQWNAGSGGLPQNETTFARILQGQGYTTGLIGKWHQGVNCASRNDHCHHPLHHGFDYFYGMPFTLVNDCHPDRPPSLDAGLRARLWLYTQIMALGVLTIVAGKACRLISISWKLVLSVATLVLLFFTSWYASFGFVRRWNCILMRNHEVTEQPMVLERAASLVLKEAVSFIARNKQGPFLLFVSLLHVHIPLVTTESFLGKSRHGLYGDNVEEMDWLVGEILNAVEEHGLKNTTLTYFTSDHGGHLEARDGHVQLGGWNGIYRGGKGMAGWEGGIRVPGIFRWPGVLPAGHVIHEPTSLMDVFPTVVQLAGGQVPQDRVIDGWSLLPLLRGDAERSAHEFLFHYCGQYLHAARWHEKDSAGDLGSIPGSGRSPGGSHGSPLQYPCLENPMDRGAWRAAVHGVTVRHSCIERTQLHIEEEIQVDKR, translated from the exons ATGGCGCCCACAGCGCAGAGGAGACGCGCGGCGCACGCCGCCAG gGACTCTTTAAATCTGTTGCTCATCATGTGTTTGCTTCTGAAGACCTGCGAATTAAAGTCAGCAAATACGTCTAAACCAAATATTCTGCTGATAATGGCGGACGATCTGGGCATTGGGGATCTCGGTTGCTATGGAAACGACACACTAAG GACGCCGAACATCGACCGACTTGCGGAGGAAGGCGTGAGGCTCACCCAGCACCTGGCAGCCGCCCCGCTGTGCACCCCAAGCAGGGCCGCCTTCCTCACAGGGAGACACGCCTTCAGATCAG GCATGGACGCCACGGATCGCTACCGGGCCCTGCAGTGGAACGCGGGTTCGGGGGGACTCCCACAGAATGAAACCACATTTGCGAGGATCCTTCAGGGGCAAGGGTACACCACGGGCCTCATCG GAAAATGGCATCAAGGTGTAAACTGTGCCTCACGCAATGACCACTGCCATCACCCTCTGCACCACGGCTTTGACTATTTCTACGGCATGCCCTTCACGCTGGTCAATGACTGCCACCCAGACAGGCCCCCTTCACTGGACGCGGGCTTGAGGGCCAGGCTGTGGCTTTACACCCAGATCATGGCCCTGGGCGTGTTGACCATCGTGGCTGGCAAAGCCTGCAGGCTGATCTCCATTTCCTGGAAACTGGTCTTGAGTGTGGCCACCCTGGTCCTGCTGTTTTTCACGTCCTGGTACGCCAGCTTTGGCTTCGTCCGCCGCTGGAACTGCATCCTGATGAGAAACCACGAAGTCACTGAGCAGCCCATGGTTTTGGAAAGAGCTGCGAGCCTCGTGCTCAAGGAAGCTGTTTCCTTTATTGCAAG aaatAAGCAGGGTCCATTCCTGCTCTTTGTATCTCTGCTGCATGTCCATATCCCCCTGGTGACCACAGAAAGTTTCCTTGGGAAGAGTCGGCATGGCTTGTACGGCGACAACGTTGAGGAGATGGACTGGCTTGTGG GGGAGATTCTGAACGCCGTTGAAGAACACGGCCTGAAAAACACGACTCTCACGTACTTCACCTCTGATCACGGGGGACACTTGGAGGCGAGAGATGGACACGTCCAGCTGGGCGGGTGGAATGGAATATACAGAG GTGGCAAAGGCATGGCCGGCTGGGAAGGCGGGATCCGGGTCCCGGGGATATTCCGCTGGCCCGGGGTCCTGCCGGCCGGCCACGTGATCCACGAGCCCACCAGCCTGATGGACGTCTTCCCCACTGTGGTCCAGCTGGCGGGCGGCCAGGTGCCCCAGGACAG GGTCATCGACGGCTGGAGCCTGCTGCCCCTGCTGCGGGGAGATGCTGAGCGCTCGGCACATGAGTTCCTGTTTCATTACTGTGGGCAGTATCTCCACGCCGCCCGCTGGCACGAGAAGGACA gtgcaggagatctgggttcgatccctgggtcaggaagatcccctggaggaagtcatggcagcccactccagtatccttgcctggagaatcccatggacagaggagcctggcgggctgcagtccacggggtcacagtcagacacagctgcaTAGAGAGGACACAGCTCCATATAGAGGAAGAGATACAGGTAGATAAGAGATga